The DNA sequence CGGGTTGGCCACAGCCAGGGCTTGCATCGACCCCACCGAGTCCGACAGCGAGGCGTGCACATCGAGCAGCGCGTCGGGAACCCCACTGGGGGTGGCGACATCCGGCTTAAGGGAAACCGTTTCGCGCTCGTTGACGAAGTCCTCGTAGTACGGGCCCATCCAGAAGGCGAGGAACTGCTTGGCCGCCTGCTCGCGTTCCTCGTCCCCGGTCCGGAACGCGACAAGCGCATTGGCCTGATCGGGAATGAAGGTGGCGACGTTGCCAGACGGCGAGATGGGGAAGAAGCCGATCTTCTCGTTCAGTTCCTCACCCGTGGCTTTCGCCTGGAGCTGCCCGAAGAACGTGTTCACCTGAACCACCATCGCGGCATCCCCAGCGAGCAGAGCGTCACCCTGGTCCTCGAAGGTGGCCGTCGTGATGTCGTCGTTGAACAGCCCTTCCTCGACCAGATCCTGGTAGGTCTCGATGGCGCTGAGCACGGTCTCGTCCTCGAACGACTCTTCGTTGGCGTTGATCCGATCCCACAGGCCGTCGCGTGCGGCGTCGGCGAGTTGCACCTGCACCCACCACTGGGTGGCCCACCTGTCACCACCCATCTCATAGAAGGGTGTGACACCCTCGTCGGCCAGTGTCCGGGCGACGTCGACCATCTCGTCGAAGTTCGACGGCAGCTCGGTGATCCCGTACTCGTCGAAGATCTCCTTGTTGTAGTAGACGCCTTCCACCCCCGGGCTGGTGATCAGCGCCGCATACCGGGTTCCGTCGAGCATGCCGGTGATGTCCTGCAACGTCGGCTCGAGCTCGTCGATCCAGGGAGCGTCGTCGAGAGATTGCAGATTGGTCGGCGCATTGATCGCCGTCAGCATCGAAGCTGTCGGCTGCCAGAACGCGAGATCCGGCTTGTCACCGGTCGCGACCCGGGTCTGAATGCTCTGTTCATAAGGGTCGGGCACGGTGACGATGTCGATAGAGGCGCCGGTCTCCGCCTCGAACGCCTCCGCCACCTCCACCGGGATCATGTTGCTGTTCTGTGCTGCCCAGATGCTCAGCTCGACGCCGTCGAGCTCGGCCGCCGGATCGATCTCGGCGCCGTTGACGTCCGGTTCGGTCCCGCCGTCGTCGCCAGAATCGACCGCCGGGTCACTGCATCCTGCTACCACGAGCGCCATGGCCGTAGCCACCGCCGCTCCAATCAAGGGTTTCCTCATCGAACTCCCCATTCGTCGGTGGATGGTTCGTCTGGGTGGACGGGTTCGTCTGGGTGGACGGTTCGTCGTGGTCACAGCCTCGTGGCCGTGAGCTTGATCAGTCGCGCGGTGGGTTCCGGGCCGTCCGTCGTCGCGGACAACACACCGAGCTGGGAATCCCAGGTCAATTCCCAACCTGGGAGGTTTGCCGGGAAGACGACGTCGGTGTGGACCGCCCTTCCCTTCAGGTGCGGCAGCTCGAGCGAGATGTCCCGCTCGGAGCTGTCACGCCGCCATACGGCCACGTAGGTGCTGTCGGTGTCGTCACCAGCTGTCTCGAGGCCGAGGGCGACCCAGGGGTCGTCCCAGCGCGGCAGCCCCAACGGCCACACGGGCACTGCCGTCGCGAGTTGGTGCCGGATGTCACGGTGGAGCGTCACAGCCTGCCTGACCAGGGCTGCCTGCTCGGCCGTCATCCGGTTCAGGTGCCCGGTGAGATACAACCGGCCGGCCAACCCGGTGACCAGGGTGAAGACCATCTGCTCGGCCGACATCTCCGGTTGGGGATAGGCCCAGTTGCCGGCCTGTTCGGGCAGTATCGACATCGGGGCCGCTGCAGCGATCGGTGCGTAACGCAACGGATCACGCTGGTCGCTGGTCGACTGCAGGTGCAGCCGGGAGAGCATCGCGTAGTCCATCCGCATGGCGCCCGACGCACAGTTCTCGATGACGAGACCGGGGTGCCGGTCGAGGATGTCGTCGAGCCAGGCGAGGAAGGCACGGTTGTGCCCCAGCAGGCCGTCACCCGGCGCGGAGGCCTTGACCTCCGTGCCCACGCCGGGATTGATGTTGTAGTCCAGCTTGAAATAGCCGACCCCCATCTCGTCGACGAGCCGGTCGACCACCGAGGTGAGGTGCGCCGCGGCCGCCGGATGCCTGAAGTCAAGGTGGTATCGCCCGTGTTCGATCTGCCGCCGGCCGCCGCGCTGAAAGAATGCCTCGTCGGGAAGGCGCTCGGCGACGGGGCTTCGCACCCCCACGACCTCGGGCTCCAGCCAGAGCCCAGGCACCATGCCGGCGCCGCGGATGTGCTCGATCACTTCACTCAAACCGCCCGGGAACCGAGCGTCGGATGGCTCCCATGCGCCGACGGCGTCCCACCAGTCCCCGTCGCCGTACCAGCCGGCATCAATGCAGAAGTACTCCGCTCCTACACCGGCCGCGGCGTCGATCAGCGGCAGCAGCCTGGCCGTGCTCGGATCACCCATCAGGGTGTTCATGTAGTCGTTGAAGACCACGGGCAAGGTGTCGCGCGCCGGGTGGGGGCGCAGGATGGACCGCCGATACGTCGTCATCGCTGCCACCGCGCCCGGCATCCCTTCGTCGGACGCCGCCAGCGCAACCGGCACGGAGACGAACTCGTCACCGGGCTCGAGTACGTGCTGCCACTGATGGTCGAGGTCCGTCGGGCCGGTAGCGAACAGGTACACACCGGCGCGGCTCTCGCCGACTTCCCAGCGCCACGCTCCGTTGTGCTCCACCTGCCATGCCAGCGACGCGTGGGTGACGCGATCGACCAGCACGCCGTTGGGCAGCGACGCCCCAGTTGACCACGAGCCCTGGCTGACCGCGGCGACGCAGCCCCTGGGATCGGCGTCGTGCAGGCTGAGATCGAGATCCGGTAGTCGCGCCGGGCGCAGCGGCCCGGCGCTCCAAGCCCCTTCGCCGAGCCAGTCGTTACGTCCCCGATAGAGCTCGAGATCGTCCGGCGTGACGACACCGGACGGGAACGACGTGGCGGCGAATGAGCTCACCGCGTGCAGAGTCACCGGCTGATCTCCGGCCGCCCGCACCCGGGTCCATGTCCGCACCGCGGGCAGACCGTCGACGGTGCTGAACACGACGTCCACAGACAGGCCGGTGAATTCGTCCTGGGAAGTGATGTGCAGCTCGGACCAGGCGCCGTTGGCGATCTCGCGGTGCCCGGTGTAGCGCAGCCGCTGACCGGCGGACGTGCCGACCGACCGGGTACCCGACCAAGTCCCACCCTGGCCGGCGACGCGTAACTCGACTAGCGGCTGGCCGGGCGGGCCGTTGTCGCCCGGATCGTCACCGCGGCCGGGACCCAGGTGCACCAGGCGTGGCGGCCCGTCTTCGGGAGCGACCACCGTCAGGGCAAGTGCCGAGTGGGCCCAGCGGACGATGGTGTCGTTCGAGCGGGTTGTCGGCACGGTGGCGCCCTCCAAAGGAAGCCGGCGGAGTTGACTTGTTAACGCTCACAGATGACGTGTACCGAAAATGATAAGGTTTTCAGAACACGTGTCAACCGCGTTAACCATGATCATTGGCCTTTGCCCCCATGATCATGTGGCCAAAGGCCAATGATCACCGGGGGGATTAGTCGCGCGGCGGCGCCGCACTTTCCCGAATGACGAGGTGTGGTTGTCGTGCCGATGTCATCGGCGCCGGTTTGCCCTCGATGAGCGCCGCCACGAGATCGAACGACCGCCGGCCCAGCTCGGCGAAGTCCTGCTCGACGGTCGTGAGGGAGGGAGCCCAGAGCTCACCGAGCGGATGCCCGTCGAAGCCCACCACGCTGATGTCGTCCGGTACCCGCCGTCCACCGTCGTACAAACCCCTCATCAACCCGATGGCGAGCTCGTCGTTGCCGCATAGCACGGCGGTCACATCCGGTCGGCTGGCGAGGCTGAATCCGATCTCATGTGCACGACGGGGCTCCCAGCCCGCATACATGACCTCGGGCACCTCCGCGCCGGCTCGCTCCAGCGCCTTCTGCCAGCCCAGCGCACGGCCGCTGCGACGGCCAGACGACGGGATGGCGACGTGGTGAACGGTGGTGTGACCGAGTTTGAGCAAGTAATCAGTGGCTTCGGAGGCCGCGGCAGTGTCGTCGAGCGTCGCGTGCGGGATGCTCGTTCCCCGGCTACCGGATGCCGCCACCACGGCAAGACTCTTCGGCAAGGCCCGCAGGGCGGCGACGCCCACCGGATCGAACTTGAGCACAACCACGCCAGAAACCGGATTCCTCAAGGCGAGATCGACCGCGGACGTGACGGCCCCGGCGTCCTCCGACTCGATCACCGTGATCATCACGATGAAACCGGCTGCTCGAGCGGCCTCCTCAATGCCTTGAATCGTGAGCGCGTACCCGTATCTGGTGGTGTTGCTCGCCAGCACCGCAATCACCGATTGATGACCCTTGACCAGCGCCCGTGCCGCTCCGTTGGGCCGATAGCCGAGTTCTTCGATCGCGGCCAGCACGCGTTCCCGCCGCGCCTTGCTGACCGGCACCGATCCGGTGAGCACGCGCGAGACGGTCGGCACCGAGACGCCGGCCAGCTTGGCGACGTCGGTGATGGCAGGGGCGCGAGTGGAAGGTCGTGGCATCTCAATGCAGAGCCTACCCACTACGGGCTTGCTCCCCAGCCCGACTTCGATACCGCCAGGTGGCTGAAAACGCCGTGCAAGCCCGATAAACCCACCTGGCGGTATCGAAGTGCCGTCTACGGGCTTCGAACGAGCCCTTCGGACTCGACCACCCAGCGCCCATCCGATGGGAAACCGGGTGCCGCCGTGTCCGGCGCGCCGTCCCAGCCACCGGCCATCAGCGCGACCGCGGCCAGCAGGCCGCCGTTTCCCGGCAGGTACAGCGGGAGCGAGGGCGTCTGCCAGTTGTGCCCGTTCGGCAGGAAGAGGTTCTTCCCGGCGTCCATCGCCAGTGCGGAGACCGCCAGCTCCGGCTTCCCCAGCCGGGCTGCACACATCGCCATGACCGGGTAATCCCAGCCCCACGTGCTGTCCCAGTCCCAGCCACCGAGTACGTCGTCCAGGGTGGCCCGCATGGTCGCCGGGTCGATCAACGGCGTCGACGGCACGAACCCGAGTCCACACAACATGGACGGATGGTCGGTGCGCACGGTGTACGGCTCGGCGTCGATGGCCGTGTACACACCATCTCGCACGTGCGGCGGCACGAGACCACGCGCGACGTCGTGCCACCGTGGCTCCGGAGGCAGCCCCAGGCGCTGGCGCCACTGCTGCGCCACGTCCAGGCCCCACTGCCAATAGGCGAGCTCGAAGGTCGGATTGGTCAGCCGGTCCCGCATCTCGACGTACGATTCCTGCGCCGGAATCAGCGGCGGCCCCAGCTCGAATCCGCGTGGCGTGTGTGTTGCGAAACTCACCATGAACTCAGCGGTGTCAGCGACGAGCCCGGCGTAGGTCTCGAGGATCCGTCGTTCCGGCGTCGCGCGGTACAGCAGCTCAGCCAGGTAGATCGGGTGGGGCTGCTGCCAGATCAAGAACGGGCCGATGGAGCTGGGGCTTTCCCGCGCGTCCGGGCCCACCTGCTTTGGCCAGCGCACCCCGGCGTAGCCCTGCCGCTTGGCCGTGATCCGGCCGGTCTCCGCCGCCACCTGATACCAGCTCAGACTCCGCTCGATGAGTTCCGGGCGGCCCCACAGGGCGAAGTGCGCGGCATGCCACCAGTGCATCTCGAGGTGGAACCGCCCGCGCCATGAGTTGCAGACCAAACCGGTCTCCTGCGGCGGCAGCGAGCCCGCGCAGTTGACCGCGGTGAGGTACTGCGAGAGCACGACGCGTCGTTCCAGCTCGGGGGCGCGTTCATCGACACTGCGACTGAGCTGGACCGCTCCGCCCGTCGACCAGAAACGGGGCCAGTGTTCCTGTGCGGCCGTCCGGACGTCGTCGAAGGACACCTCGTTCGGCGGTGCCGTCGATAGCCCTGCCCCCGGCGGCGTCGAGCCGGCGAAGCCGAGTACGAGATCCAGCCGCTGTGAACGAGACGTCACCCGCAGCTCGTGCGGTGCGGTTTGCTCCAGTGTCGTATCCGGCAGGAGGCCGACTGCGACGTCATACCGGGCGGTGTCCAGCAGGCGGGTGATTCGCCAGCCATGATCCGCTCGCTCGACGGTGGTGCGGTGCGCCTCGGGCCGATCCCAGTCGGCGGCGCTGTGCCATAGCTCGCTGCCGTAAGGGAAGGCCATTCTGATTGCGAGCCGCCCCTGGCTGAGCGCAGACGATCTCACGGAGACCGCCAACAGGTCATGCTCGGGATGACAGACGGTACGGACCTCGACGAGATCGCCGCGGACCTCGAAACGGCTGCGCAGTATCCCGCGCCAGAGGTCCAAGACCTGGTGGACGTTGCGCAGGTCGGAGAGCGCGACCGGTTGCGGACGCCCGGAGGCGTCGAGAAACTCCAGCCCGATCCGGCCAAGATCGAGCCGATGCGGGTTGGCCCGTAACCAGCGCTCGGTCTCGGAATCGACGTCATCGCCGTCGATGCCCACCATGCCGCTCATGTCGACATACGGAACCGCGCCGCTCGGCGTGTCATAGCTGACCAGCACGTCGTCGAGCGAGTGCCGATCCGCGCCGGGCATCGAGTGCCAACCCCATTGCGCCTGTGTCCCGAGCAGCGTGCCGTCGGGTTCGCCCCCTCGCCCGGCCACCCGGTATTGGTCCGGAAAGGTC is a window from the Phytoactinopolyspora mesophila genome containing:
- a CDS encoding ABC transporter substrate-binding protein, which codes for MRKPLIGAAVATAMALVVAGCSDPAVDSGDDGGTEPDVNGAEIDPAAELDGVELSIWAAQNSNMIPVEVAEAFEAETGASIDIVTVPDPYEQSIQTRVATGDKPDLAFWQPTASMLTAINAPTNLQSLDDAPWIDELEPTLQDITGMLDGTRYAALITSPGVEGVYYNKEIFDEYGITELPSNFDEMVDVARTLADEGVTPFYEMGGDRWATQWWVQVQLADAARDGLWDRINANEESFEDETVLSAIETYQDLVEEGLFNDDITTATFEDQGDALLAGDAAMVVQVNTFFGQLQAKATGEELNEKIGFFPISPSGNVATFIPDQANALVAFRTGDEEREQAAKQFLAFWMGPYYEDFVNERETVSLKPDVATPSGVPDALLDVHASLSDSVGSMQALAVANPDLYLNLADMLNGAMTPEEVAAATQAQFAQLAQAAGAEGF
- a CDS encoding glycoside hydrolase family 36 protein, which codes for MPTTRSNDTIVRWAHSALALTVVAPEDGPPRLVHLGPGRGDDPGDNGPPGQPLVELRVAGQGGTWSGTRSVGTSAGQRLRYTGHREIANGAWSELHITSQDEFTGLSVDVVFSTVDGLPAVRTWTRVRAAGDQPVTLHAVSSFAATSFPSGVVTPDDLELYRGRNDWLGEGAWSAGPLRPARLPDLDLSLHDADPRGCVAAVSQGSWSTGASLPNGVLVDRVTHASLAWQVEHNGAWRWEVGESRAGVYLFATGPTDLDHQWQHVLEPGDEFVSVPVALAASDEGMPGAVAAMTTYRRSILRPHPARDTLPVVFNDYMNTLMGDPSTARLLPLIDAAAGVGAEYFCIDAGWYGDGDWWDAVGAWEPSDARFPGGLSEVIEHIRGAGMVPGLWLEPEVVGVRSPVAERLPDEAFFQRGGRRQIEHGRYHLDFRHPAAAAHLTSVVDRLVDEMGVGYFKLDYNINPGVGTEVKASAPGDGLLGHNRAFLAWLDDILDRHPGLVIENCASGAMRMDYAMLSRLHLQSTSDQRDPLRYAPIAAAAPMSILPEQAGNWAYPQPEMSAEQMVFTLVTGLAGRLYLTGHLNRMTAEQAALVRQAVTLHRDIRHQLATAVPVWPLGLPRWDDPWVALGLETAGDDTDSTYVAVWRRDSSERDISLELPHLKGRAVHTDVVFPANLPGWELTWDSQLGVLSATTDGPEPTARLIKLTATRL
- a CDS encoding LacI family DNA-binding transcriptional regulator produces the protein MPRPSTRAPAITDVAKLAGVSVPTVSRVLTGSVPVSKARRERVLAAIEELGYRPNGAARALVKGHQSVIAVLASNTTRYGYALTIQGIEEAARAAGFIVMITVIESEDAGAVTSAVDLALRNPVSGVVVLKFDPVGVAALRALPKSLAVVAASGSRGTSIPHATLDDTAAASEATDYLLKLGHTTVHHVAIPSSGRRSGRALGWQKALERAGAEVPEVMYAGWEPRRAHEIGFSLASRPDVTAVLCGNDELAIGLMRGLYDGGRRVPDDISVVGFDGHPLGELWAPSLTTVEQDFAELGRRSFDLVAALIEGKPAPMTSARQPHLVIRESAAPPRD